The DNA sequence AATTATGAGGATGTTAAAATAGGAATTGCTACCATTATAAAAGAATTAGGCTCAGTTGATATTTTAGTAAATAACGCTGGAATTGCTGCTTTTGGAACATTTAATGATATGCCTGTTAGCGAATGGAGCCAAATTATCCAAACCAATGTTATGGGTATGTATTATGTAACCAAAGAAGTTTTACCTTATTTGATAAACCAAAATGAAGGCGATATAATTAATATATCGTCTACAGCAGGATTAAGTGGTAATGCAACCACATCGGCATATTCAGCATCTAAATTTGCAGTTATTGGTATGTCCGAATCTTTAATGAAAGAGGTACGTAAAAACAATATTAGAGTTTGCACATTAACACCAAGTACTATTGTATCTGATATGACAATTGACTTAGGTATTGCAAAAGAAGGCACCGAGGATAGTGTATTACAACCTGAAGACTTTGCTGAATTGATAGTTTCAGGATTAAAGCTTCCAAGAAGAGCGATGCTTAAAAACGCTTCTTTATGGTCTACAAACCCCTAATTTACAAATATTTTTAAACACAGAAACTCTGCATATTATTAGGGATTGAAGAAAGTTATTTAAAATTCAATCCCTTTTATTTTTTTATAATCCAAAATAGCTTTGCTATCTGAAAGCAACGACACATAATAACACACACTTGAAAGCCTATTGTATAAACTACTATCATCCGTTTTGATATTATTAGGCAAGCCTTTTAAAATAAGCTTATCATAATTGGATGCCGTATTGTTATAACAATTATTAGCTGCTTGTGTATAAGTATCCAACAAGGTATTTATAACACCATACCCTGCAATTTCTTTATCAATAACTTCGGTAGATTGATAGATGTTTTCAACACTTATTTTTATGATATCTTTTATTTGAGCGTTATATTGACTTTTATCAAGTAATGCACAATCAAAATCACCGTTTAAAATAGCTTTTTCATGTTCCATAAAAATTTCTACAGCTTCGTTTATGAGGTTTCCTATGGCAAGTGCACGCAAATAACCAATACGATCTTGTTTGGTAGAAAGTGCATAATAATTTTCTGGACGGATGTTACTTCTTATTATTTTGGAAAGGTATTCTAAGGCAAATTCCTCTTGAATTAGACCTAAATTAATTCCATCTTCAAAATCAATGATGGTATAACAAATATCATCGGCCGCTTCAACTAAATATGCCAATGGATGACGTGAATAACTTAAGTGATCATCACTTCGTTTTAACAAGCCCAACTCGTTAGCAACATCTAAAAATTCTTTTTTTTCAGACTGAAAAAAACCATACTTTTTGTCTGCTATATGGTTGGTTGGTTTTTTAGGTAAAGATTCTTTAGGATATTTTGTAAAAGCACCAAGTGTAGCATAACTTAAACGTAACCCCCCTATGCGTCCCGCTCTGCTCTCAGTTAAAATTTTAAAACCATTAGCATTACCTTCAAAATCACATAAATCTTGATATTCTTTTTCTGTTAGTTGATTTTTATAATGTTTCCCATTTCCAGTTTTAAAAAACTCTCCAATAGCTTTTTCTCCAGAATGCCCAAAAGGCGGATTTCCAATATCATGAGCCAAAGCTGCTGATGCAACAATAGCTCCAAAATCATTGGCTTGATAACCATGAATGTTATGTAAATGTGGGTGTTTTTCTAATAATTTTTGCCCTACACGTCTTCCTAAACTTCTACCAACCACACTAACTTCTAAACTATGCGTTAAGCGTGTGTGTACAAAATCAGTTTTAGATAGTGGTATAACTTGGGTTTTATCTTGAAGGCTTCTAAATTCTGAAGAAAAGATAATTCTATCATAATCTACTTCAAATCCTAATCGGGTTTCATCTTGTTCTTTTCTTAAACGTTTGTTGGTATCGCCAAAGCGTTTTAATGATAGTAATTGTTCCCAGTTCATAGTATCTTTTTTGCGGTAGCAAGATACTTATTTTCTCTTCATTTTATATTTGAATTAGATAGAATATCTGTGCGGTTAACTTTTAAAAACCCAAAACAAAAGAAGCTATTTCAAAAACTCGTGAATTTACTATTAGAAATTTACGTAAGTAAAAATATTAAATTGGTCTCTACCATTAGTTTCAAAAAACTGATTCATATAACCTGCTTCCAGTCTTATATTACTATTTAAATTATAACCTATTCCAGCATAGACTCTATTTCTATCAAATACAGATGTTTCTGTGTTTAAAAAAACCTCATTATAAGCAGAAGCATAAAAAGCATTATCCTCTTTATTGGTGAAAGGAACATTTAACGCAAGAAAATAACGAAAACGCATTTTAAAATCATCTTCAACAAAACGTTGTTCAAAGCGATATCGGTGGTTTAACTTTACGCTACCAACTGTCTGACCAGAAGTAAATTGTTGAAAAATACGGTGCTCATTTACCGATGTTTTATCATCTGATGCTCCTTCTGTATAATTTTTCGACAATATGTAACCATAGCCCAATAACAGATTGTTTTTACTATCATTAAATGTATATCCCAATCCTGTTCTTAAAAGCAATTGCTCTAAATCGCCAATGGCGTTATAATTTCTATATTGAATTTCATTATGGATATTCCAGTTATTATTAAGTTTTTTATTTCCTATATAAATTAACCAATTACCGAAATCACTTTCTTGACTTTGAGATAATATGGGCAGTATTAATGTTACCATTAATACTGCCATACTAATTTTCTTTTTCATTTTCTTTTTTCCCATCAATAGGTATTGTTATGCAAAAGTGACTTCCCCTGTATTAATATCATACATGGCTCCAATAATCATAATTTCACCATTTTTCTCCATTTCTGAAAGAATTGGGCTCTCTTCATGAATTCTTTGAATTGTTAATTCAACATTTTTTTGCGAAACACTATCAACAAACTCTAAATTTTTAGAAGTTCTTAAACTTTCATCTTTAGGTTCTGAAACAGCATTAACTGCAGGCGTTATTTTTTCAATAAGCTTAGTTAGGTTTCCCATTTCTGCATGATCACAAGCCCCTTTAATTGCTCCACAACTTGTGTGTCCTAAAACAACAATTAATTTAGTTCCTGCCAGTTTGCAAGCAAACTCCATACTTCCTAATATATCTTCATTTACAAAATTACCGGCTATCCTAACGCTAAATATATCACCTAAACCTTGATCAAAAACCAATTCGGCAGAAACTCTAGAATCTATACAGCTTAATATAGTTGCGAAAGGAAACTGTCCTTCACTTGTATCATTTACTTGTTCTAATAAATTTCTATTTGCTTTTAAATTATTTTGAAACCTTTGATTTCCCTCTTTTAAAAAGTCTAATGCCTTTTCAGGAGTCATAGTTGCTTGTGTTTCTTTTGTATGTGCTTTCATATTAATATTTTTTTTAAATAATATAACTAAAATTAAACTTCCAAAGTAGGCTCAATATTATCTAAATGGCTTGATTCCTTAAAATTACCGCAAGCTGAAATATAATTTATATTTATATCATTCTCTTTAGAAATAGATTTTTTTAGTCTTCT is a window from the Pseudalgibacter alginicilyticus genome containing:
- a CDS encoding 3-ketoacyl-ACP reductase, which translates into the protein MNHLKNKKAIITGGGRGLGKATAIAFAKEGIDVAITGRNEAVLKQTVSELEHFGIKATYAVFDVGNYEDVKIGIATIIKELGSVDILVNNAGIAAFGTFNDMPVSEWSQIIQTNVMGMYYVTKEVLPYLINQNEGDIINISSTAGLSGNATTSAYSASKFAVIGMSESLMKEVRKNNIRVCTLTPSTIVSDMTIDLGIAKEGTEDSVLQPEDFAELIVSGLKLPRRAMLKNASLWSTNP
- a CDS encoding deoxyguanosinetriphosphate triphosphohydrolase, yielding MNWEQLLSLKRFGDTNKRLRKEQDETRLGFEVDYDRIIFSSEFRSLQDKTQVIPLSKTDFVHTRLTHSLEVSVVGRSLGRRVGQKLLEKHPHLHNIHGYQANDFGAIVASAALAHDIGNPPFGHSGEKAIGEFFKTGNGKHYKNQLTEKEYQDLCDFEGNANGFKILTESRAGRIGGLRLSYATLGAFTKYPKESLPKKPTNHIADKKYGFFQSEKKEFLDVANELGLLKRSDDHLSYSRHPLAYLVEAADDICYTIIDFEDGINLGLIQEEFALEYLSKIIRSNIRPENYYALSTKQDRIGYLRALAIGNLINEAVEIFMEHEKAILNGDFDCALLDKSQYNAQIKDIIKISVENIYQSTEVIDKEIAGYGVINTLLDTYTQAANNCYNNTASNYDKLILKGLPNNIKTDDSSLYNRLSSVCYYVSLLSDSKAILDYKKIKGIEF
- a CDS encoding DUF2490 domain-containing protein gives rise to the protein MKKKISMAVLMVTLILPILSQSQESDFGNWLIYIGNKKLNNNWNIHNEIQYRNYNAIGDLEQLLLRTGLGYTFNDSKNNLLLGYGYILSKNYTEGASDDKTSVNEHRIFQQFTSGQTVGSVKLNHRYRFEQRFVEDDFKMRFRYFLALNVPFTNKEDNAFYASAYNEVFLNTETSVFDRNRVYAGIGYNLNSNIRLEAGYMNQFFETNGRDQFNIFTYVNF
- a CDS encoding carbonic anhydrase family protein, with the protein product MKAHTKETQATMTPEKALDFLKEGNQRFQNNLKANRNLLEQVNDTSEGQFPFATILSCIDSRVSAELVFDQGLGDIFSVRIAGNFVNEDILGSMEFACKLAGTKLIVVLGHTSCGAIKGACDHAEMGNLTKLIEKITPAVNAVSEPKDESLRTSKNLEFVDSVSQKNVELTIQRIHEESPILSEMEKNGEIMIIGAMYDINTGEVTFA